In Paenibacillus durus, the DNA window AGAAACGAACAAGAGCGAGAGGTACTTCCCGGAAGGGGAAGATCTTAAATTTTGTTTCTTGCGCAGTGGGGATACTTTAAATGATCTAAATGTTAAGGGAAAAATGATAGAGCTGCTGCGAACAACAGGCGCGAATACACCCACCGAATGCGTTTCCGCCCAAAAATTGCTGAATGATTATATTGCTGACCATGATGCTGAGGTGAATAAGAAAACTTCAAGAATGGTCATAAAAAAATGATAAGTGGATGCCTTACCCTTGCGGTGAGGTATTTTATTTTCGCTTAAACAACTAGACAGGAACATATGTTCTATGTTAAGATGTAAGTGAAATTCAAACTCAGGAAGGAAAGGATGTTGAAGGCATGGCTAAACTGACCCCTTACATTTTTTCGGAGGATGCAAGATCGCAGGCTGCGTTTTACACAGAGGCGCTTGGCGGAGAAGTTGTGGATGTTATGACATTCGCGGATGGTCCCGACCCGAATCCGGAGTATAAGGACAAGGTTATGCACCTGAGTTTCAAGGCGGCCGGTATTCTATTCTATATGTGCGATTCCTTGTGGACGATCGAGCGGGGAAATGGGATGGCTCTTTTGCTGGAATTTTCGACCGAAGAAGAGGCTTATGCAGCTTTTGATAAGCTTGCTGAAGGCGGGAAAGTAATCGATGCGTTGAAGCAGCAATTTTGGGGAGCACACTTCGGCCAGCTTGAGGACAAGTACGGGGTGACGTGGCAAGTCATGACGGAGATGAAGGTGCCTGAACCATCTTGATGTAATCCGAAGCCGTTAAAGTCAGACAATTTATAATGACAAGGATAACGATGAGCGTTTCCGGCAATGGGGACGCTTTTTATTTGTTTCCAATTTTCTTGCGGCAGCCAGTATTTGTGAGAAAAAGGAAGCATTCTATGAATCCGGGGGCGTATTTAGCCCGGTCAAGCGGTGATTTCGAGTGTTTAACGTTAAATTTGGGTGTTTTTCCGCTTTGCTCCATTAAATTAGGAGTGATAAACTCCTTAAAGTCTCTAGAAATTGAAAGCGTTAAAGTTCGGAAACTTGTGAAAAAAGGAGGAGAGACATGGATGTTCTTAGGCAACTGCGGGTTTTTTACCGGGAGAGGTTGCACTTTCTGATTCTATCGATTGTTTGTTTGGCTGCCGCTACGGCAGTGGGGCTGATTACCCCCAACCTGCTAAGAAAGCTGATTGACGATGTTATCTTGCCCATGAAATTTGGTGAAGTTCCCCTGCTTGCGCTGACGGTATTGGCAGTTGTATGTGTGAAGGCGTGTCTGCAGTTTGCTCATGGATTTTTTGGAGGAAGGCTCGGGAATTATTTGGCCTACCGTCTGCGCAACGCGTGTTATGAGAAGCTGCAATTTTTGTCGTTCCGTTATTATGACACCGCCAAGACCGGCGATCTCATGTCCCGGCTAACGGGAGATCTGGAAGCAATCCGCCATTTTATCGGCTTCGGATTTGCGCAGCTGCTGAATGTCTTCTTCATGGTAGTGTTTGGATCGATCATGATGCTCTCACTGAATTGGCAGCTCACCCTGGTGACGTTAGTTACGATGCCGTTCCTGGCTGCGGTTGCTTTTAAATTCGAAGGCCGAATTCACCCTGCTTTTCAGGAGATGCGGCAAGCGCTCAGCGAGCTGACGACAACGGTTCAGGAGAACGTTACCGGTGTGCGGACGGTCAAATCTTTTGCCAGAGAGCCGTATGAGGTCGATAAATTCTCCGGACGCAATGAGCGGTACAAGAACAATCAAATATACGCCGCCGAACTGTGGAGCAAGTTCTTCCCGGCTATGGAGTTTCTGGCCTGCGCTTGTGTAGCAATTCTGCTTGGAGTGGGCGGAACGCTGGTCATTAACAAACAAATGACGCTTGGCGAGCTTGTCGCTTTTTTCAGTCTAATCTGGTATATTATTGCGCCTGTATGGGGTCTTGGCTTTCATATTAACAACTATACGCAGTCGAAAGCATCCGGAGAGAGAGTGCTGGAGGTGTTGAACCAGTGGATTGATGTACAGGACAAACCAGAAGCGAGAGAGCTGAATTCAGCCGAAGTTAAGGGCCATATCGTCTTTGACCATGTTACCTTTGCCTACGGGAACAAGGTGCCGGCAGTTACGGACATTCATTTTGAAGCTAAACCGGGTTCGGTCATCGGTTTTCTGGGCGGAACCGGGTCGGGCAAATCGACGATTATCCAGCTGCTGATGCGTGCTTATGATGTCGATGAAGGCAGCATTAGGCTTGACGGCACCGACATTAGGGAACTGGGAGTACGGAGTCTGAGATCGCAGATCGCCGCCGTGTTCCAGGAAACCTTTTTGTTCTCGTCCTCCATTCGGGGAAATATCGCTTACGGGCTGAATGAGGTAACGATGGAGGAGGTTATCCGGGCGGCAAAATTAGCTAAGGCGCATGATTTTATTATGGAAATGCCGGAAGGCTATGACACTGTTGTAGGTGAGCGCGGCATGGGTCTATCGGGAGGCCAGAAGCAGCGGATCGCCATCGCGAGAGCCCTGTTGATGAATCCCCGGATATTGATTCTTGACGACGCCACCAGCGCGGTCGATATGGAAACAGAACATGAAATACAAACAGGCTTCCAGGAGGTTATGCACGGCCGGACGACGCTCATCATTGCTCACCGGATCTCATCTCTCCGCCACGCCGACCAGATTATCGTTATGGACGAAGGGAGAATTGTGCAGCAGGGAACCCATGAGGAACTGATTGGCATGCCAGGGGCTTACCGGGATGTGTACCGGATTCAATACGCCGATTATTTGGCGAAGGCCGCCGGAGGTGAACACCAGTGAATAATGTAACGGCGAGCAGAACGAATAAAGCTCCGGATTCTCTGAAATCAGGAACAAACGTACCGGTACAAGAGAGGTTTATTTACAAGGATGACGATGTCATCGATAAAGCTTTTGACTG includes these proteins:
- a CDS encoding ABC transporter ATP-binding protein codes for the protein MDVLRQLRVFYRERLHFLILSIVCLAAATAVGLITPNLLRKLIDDVILPMKFGEVPLLALTVLAVVCVKACLQFAHGFFGGRLGNYLAYRLRNACYEKLQFLSFRYYDTAKTGDLMSRLTGDLEAIRHFIGFGFAQLLNVFFMVVFGSIMMLSLNWQLTLVTLVTMPFLAAVAFKFEGRIHPAFQEMRQALSELTTTVQENVTGVRTVKSFAREPYEVDKFSGRNERYKNNQIYAAELWSKFFPAMEFLACACVAILLGVGGTLVINKQMTLGELVAFFSLIWYIIAPVWGLGFHINNYTQSKASGERVLEVLNQWIDVQDKPEARELNSAEVKGHIVFDHVTFAYGNKVPAVTDIHFEAKPGSVIGFLGGTGSGKSTIIQLLMRAYDVDEGSIRLDGTDIRELGVRSLRSQIAAVFQETFLFSSSIRGNIAYGLNEVTMEEVIRAAKLAKAHDFIMEMPEGYDTVVGERGMGLSGGQKQRIAIARALLMNPRILILDDATSAVDMETEHEIQTGFQEVMHGRTTLIIAHRISSLRHADQIIVMDEGRIVQQGTHEELIGMPGAYRDVYRIQYADYLAKAAGGEHQ
- a CDS encoding VOC family protein, with the protein product MAKLTPYIFSEDARSQAAFYTEALGGEVVDVMTFADGPDPNPEYKDKVMHLSFKAAGILFYMCDSLWTIERGNGMALLLEFSTEEEAYAAFDKLAEGGKVIDALKQQFWGAHFGQLEDKYGVTWQVMTEMKVPEPS